A part of Pseudomonadota bacterium genomic DNA contains:
- the gluQRS gene encoding tRNA glutamyl-Q(34) synthetase GluQRS: protein MPPVTRFAPSPSGYLHLGHAYSALIAATAAEGPGGRFLLRIEDIDVARCRPQFEDAIREDLAWLGLAWEQPVRRQSEHLADYRKALETLEAEGLIYPCFCSRRDIRAEIARAGAAPHGPEGPIYPGTCRALSAAVRAERMAAGVPHALRLDMASAVAAAGALTWHEQGRGDIAADPAPLGDVVLARKDTPNSYHLAVTLDDHLQGVTLVTRGEDLFGATHIHRLLQALLGLDTPEYSHHALLRDASGRRFAKRDRALTLQELRAAGHTPDRLREMLDAPAELSAFLNAL from the coding sequence ATGCCTCCAGTCACCCGCTTCGCGCCCAGCCCGTCAGGCTATCTGCATTTAGGCCACGCCTATTCGGCTCTGATCGCCGCCACCGCGGCGGAGGGTCCGGGCGGGCGGTTTCTGCTGCGCATCGAGGACATCGATGTGGCGCGCTGCCGGCCGCAATTCGAAGACGCCATTCGAGAGGATCTCGCCTGGCTCGGCCTCGCATGGGAACAGCCGGTGCGCCGCCAATCAGAGCATTTGGCGGATTACCGAAAGGCGCTCGAAACTCTAGAGGCAGAGGGTCTGATCTATCCGTGTTTTTGTTCACGCCGTGACATCCGCGCCGAGATCGCCCGCGCCGGCGCAGCGCCGCATGGCCCAGAGGGCCCCATCTATCCCGGCACCTGCCGTGCCCTCTCGGCTGCCGTTCGGGCCGAGCGCATGGCCGCCGGTGTGCCGCATGCGCTCCGTCTCGATATGGCGTCAGCCGTTGCCGCGGCTGGCGCATTGACCTGGCATGAGCAGGGACGCGGCGATATCGCCGCCGATCCGGCGCCTCTGGGCGACGTGGTGTTGGCGCGCAAGGACACGCCGAACAGCTACCATCTTGCGGTGACCCTCGACGATCATCTGCAGGGCGTCACCCTGGTTACGCGAGGCGAAGATTTGTTCGGGGCCACCCATATTCATCGCCTGTTGCAGGCGCTCCTCGGCCTCGACACGCCCGAATATTCGCACCACGCGCTGTTGCGCGATGCGTCGGGTCGGCGCTTCGCCAAGCGCGACCGCGCTTTGACGTTGCAGGAATTGCGCGCCGCCGGCCACACGCCCGATCGCTTGCGAGAGATGTTGGATGCGCCGGCTGAATTATCCGCCTTTCTCAACGCTCTTTGA
- a CDS encoding amidohydrolase family protein → MARHISCGKLFTGLGDGAEAEQTLVLDGDTIRYVGPSAGAPAPAPGDEMIDHSNHFVLPGLIDMHVHLSYGNAKSEEDIDLYASVEFRALRGLEAAQRVLAAGFTTIADPTTTGRVSLAIRDAIDAGLFAGPRISSSGRQITNRQGLSDWYPSWVGVPETSIGVLCRDAAEGIAEIRLEVKDGVDFIKIAIDGDSMNPSSNVLVAGYDQDEMTAMVREAHRLGKKVVVHARGAEGVLYSARAKADVIFHAAWMDDAGLEAVIENGCALCPSLSLVVNDIDFTRPGDGCYPAFPEAHQRELDRARESLPKARQAGVKFMLGSDAGFAVTPYGEWHARELEHYVKYLGFSPAEAIKCATVNNGDFVRENGKVGALEVGRLADILIIDGDPLADISVLQDRARIREIIQGGETVNIEINKNTRRLRSEFSYDMWSDVYTQARIEEIGMARGVAQRAAE, encoded by the coding sequence ATGGCAAGACATATCAGCTGCGGGAAACTGTTCACCGGTCTCGGCGATGGCGCCGAAGCGGAGCAAACCCTAGTTCTCGACGGCGATACCATTCGCTATGTCGGCCCCAGCGCGGGCGCGCCGGCGCCGGCGCCGGGCGACGAGATGATTGATCATTCAAATCATTTCGTGCTGCCCGGCCTGATCGACATGCATGTTCATCTGTCTTATGGCAACGCCAAGTCGGAAGAGGATATCGATCTCTACGCATCGGTTGAGTTTCGCGCGCTGCGCGGGCTGGAAGCGGCGCAGCGGGTGCTGGCGGCAGGCTTCACCACGATTGCCGATCCCACCACCACCGGGCGCGTCAGCCTGGCGATCCGCGACGCCATCGATGCCGGCTTGTTCGCCGGCCCGCGCATCTCGTCCTCGGGCCGGCAAATCACCAACCGCCAGGGCTTGTCGGACTGGTACCCGAGCTGGGTCGGCGTGCCGGAAACCTCGATCGGCGTGTTGTGCCGCGACGCAGCGGAGGGCATTGCGGAGATCCGGCTGGAAGTCAAAGACGGGGTCGACTTTATCAAGATCGCGATCGACGGCGATTCGATGAACCCGTCTTCAAACGTGTTGGTCGCGGGTTACGACCAGGACGAGATGACAGCGATGGTGCGCGAGGCGCATCGCCTCGGCAAGAAAGTGGTGGTGCATGCGCGCGGCGCCGAGGGTGTGCTCTATTCGGCACGCGCCAAAGCGGATGTGATCTTCCATGCCGCTTGGATGGATGATGCCGGGCTCGAGGCGGTGATCGAGAATGGCTGCGCGTTGTGTCCGAGTCTAAGCCTGGTGGTCAACGATATCGATTTCACCCGGCCCGGCGACGGCTGCTATCCGGCGTTTCCCGAAGCGCATCAGCGCGAGCTTGATCGCGCCCGCGAAAGCCTGCCCAAGGCGCGCCAGGCGGGCGTGAAATTCATGCTCGGCAGCGATGCCGGATTTGCAGTAACGCCTTACGGCGAATGGCACGCGCGCGAGCTTGAGCATTATGTCAAATATCTCGGGTTTAGCCCGGCTGAAGCGATCAAATGCGCGACCGTCAACAATGGCGATTTCGTCCGTGAAAATGGAAAAGTAGGCGCGCTCGAAGTTGGACGATTGGCGGATATTCTGATCATCGACGGCGATCCGCTTGCCGATATCTCGGTGCTGCAAGACCGCGCGCGCATCCGCGAGATCATTCAGGGTGGCGAGACGGTGAATATCGAGATCAACAAGAACACCAGGCGCCTGCGGTCCGAGTTTTCCTACGACATGTGGAGCGATGTCTATACCCAAGCGCGCATCGAAGAGATCGGTATGGCGCGCGGCGTCGCCCAACGCGCGGCCGAGTAA
- a CDS encoding HNH endonuclease, producing the protein MKGVSVSTPLESCHALVLNADYRPLSYFPLSLWPWQYAVKAAFLERVNIVSEYDVAVHSPSCEIRLPSVIALKQYVPLARRPAFTRFNVFLRDRFSCQYCNRRFAVEDLTFDHVVPRSRGGHTSWDNVVAACSICNLAKGNRMPNECGLHPHYAPRPPTTHDLHEAGREFPPRFLHQSWRDYLYWDSELEEH; encoded by the coding sequence ATGAAGGGAGTAAGCGTGTCGACGCCGCTTGAGTCCTGCCACGCCTTGGTACTGAACGCCGATTATCGGCCGCTCAGCTATTTTCCGCTTTCGCTCTGGCCGTGGCAGTATGCGGTTAAAGCGGCCTTTCTCGAGCGCGTGAATATCGTTTCGGAATATGATGTCGCGGTGCATTCGCCGAGCTGCGAAATCCGCCTACCCAGCGTCATCGCGCTCAAGCAATATGTACCGCTCGCCAGGCGCCCGGCATTCACGCGCTTCAATGTTTTTTTGCGCGATCGCTTCTCCTGCCAATATTGCAATAGGCGGTTTGCCGTCGAAGATCTGACCTTCGACCACGTCGTGCCACGATCACGCGGCGGACACACCAGTTGGGACAATGTCGTGGCGGCATGCAGCATTTGTAATCTTGCCAAGGGCAACCGGATGCCGAACGAATGCGGTCTGCATCCGCACTACGCGCCGCGCCCGCCAACCACGCATGATCTGCATGAAGCCGGCCGAGAATTTCCGCCGCGCTTCTTGCATCAAAGCTGGCGCGATTATCTCTATTGGGATTCCGAACTGGAAGAACACTGA
- a CDS encoding demethoxyubiquinone hydroxylase family protein yields MTDDAERVPEQAAEQAVERASRPARTGDDRLPGDLGPEQTIERILRVDHAGEYGAARIYEGQLAVLGRDAVAPVIREMADAERKHLETFDRLLRERRVRPTLLAPFWHAAGFALGAGSALLGPRAAMACTAAVEEVIEEHYAAQVDKLGDDEKELRETLIEFGAEESRHKEIGLAHEAEMAPGFEPLSAAVKRGTRLAIWLSERI; encoded by the coding sequence ATGACGGACGACGCAGAGCGAGTGCCAGAGCAAGCCGCAGAGCAAGCCGTTGAGCGAGCCTCGCGCCCGGCGCGCACCGGTGACGACCGGTTGCCCGGCGATCTTGGGCCGGAACAGACCATCGAGCGAATCCTCCGCGTTGATCATGCCGGCGAATATGGCGCCGCGCGCATCTATGAAGGCCAGCTCGCCGTGCTCGGGCGCGATGCCGTGGCGCCGGTCATTCGCGAAATGGCCGATGCCGAACGCAAGCATCTGGAGACTTTCGATCGGTTGCTGCGCGAGCGGCGCGTCAGGCCGACCCTTCTGGCGCCGTTCTGGCATGCCGCCGGTTTCGCGCTTGGCGCGGGCAGTGCGCTGTTGGGCCCGCGCGCGGCAATGGCGTGCACAGCCGCGGTTGAAGAGGTGATCGAAGAACATTATGCGGCGCAAGTCGATAAGCTCGGCGACGACGAAAAGGAATTACGTGAAACGCTGATCGAGTTCGGCGCCGAGGAAAGCCGGCATAAGGAGATCGGGTTGGCGCATGAAGCGGAAATGGCGCCGGGATTCGAGCCGCTCAGCGCCGCGGTCAAGCGTGGCACGCGTCTTGCGATCTGGCTTTCGGAGAGGATCTAG
- a CDS encoding alpha/beta hydrolase yields MVFTEQDIEFEGTSVHFWEGGSGFPILMLHGSGPGAGTMGNWRFVLEPLAASYHILATDLIGFGESGRKQEEPYFDIGLWRRQAQFMLDRLLPGPAGTRGGPVGIIGHSLSASLALGLAAANERVTKVLTTGAMGGHFEVNESTNLCWTFPETRANLREAVECLVYDRSVVTDALLDSRMEILHDGEYGPYFRSMFAGGKQQYVDAAVLPTDMLNALTCDVVMMHGRDDRPFPYAENSLALSAAISHADVILVGRCGHSPALEHPQKLLSAAKLLFG; encoded by the coding sequence ATGGTATTTACGGAACAGGATATCGAATTCGAAGGAACGTCGGTCCATTTTTGGGAAGGCGGTTCAGGATTTCCGATCCTGATGCTGCACGGCTCCGGGCCGGGCGCCGGGACGATGGGCAATTGGCGCTTTGTGCTTGAGCCGCTCGCGGCGTCGTATCATATCCTCGCCACCGATCTCATTGGCTTCGGCGAATCGGGACGCAAACAGGAAGAACCCTATTTCGATATCGGCCTGTGGCGCCGCCAAGCGCAGTTCATGCTCGATCGTTTGCTCCCAGGGCCTGCTGGCACACGGGGGGGGCCGGTCGGTATTATCGGCCATTCGCTGTCGGCATCGTTGGCGCTGGGTCTCGCCGCCGCCAATGAGCGGGTGACCAAAGTGCTGACCACCGGCGCGATGGGCGGGCATTTTGAGGTCAACGAATCGACCAATCTGTGCTGGACCTTCCCCGAGACGCGCGCGAACTTGCGCGAAGCGGTCGAATGCCTGGTCTATGACCGCTCCGTGGTGACCGACGCGCTGTTGGACAGCCGCATGGAAATTCTCCATGACGGCGAATACGGACCTTATTTCCGTTCCATGTTCGCCGGCGGCAAACAACAATATGTCGATGCTGCGGTGCTGCCGACGGACATGCTGAACGCACTCACCTGCGATGTGGTGATGATGCATGGACGCGACGACCGGCCCTTTCCCTACGCGGAAAACAGCCTCGCGCTGAGCGCCGCCATTTCCCATGCCGACGTGATTTTAGTTGGCCGCTGCGGCCATTCGCCGGCGTTGGAACATCCGCAAAAACTTCTAAGCGCGGCGAAACTGCTATTCGGCTGA
- a CDS encoding CaiB/BaiF CoA-transferase family protein encodes MSNSFSSSARTGPLSGLRVLDMSRVLAGPWSGQLLADFGADVVKVERPDVGDDTRGWGPPYLKDAAGNETGEAAYYMSANRAKRSLTLDISKPEGQETCAALAGRADILLENYKAGGLAKYGLDYNSLKASNPRLIYCSITGFGQTGPYAARAGYDMIIQGAGGFMSLTGERDDLPGGGPQKGGVAVADLMTGMYATVAVLAALAWREKSGAGQYIDLALLDTQVAWLANQAMNYLVGGDVPRRAGNAHQNIVPYGVFPARDGHMILGIGNNSQLAKFLEVAGRAELMQDERFKTNTLRVQHREAVVAIVGGITAMRDLDDWLAELQPAGVPCGPINTLDRVFDDPQIKARGMRVKIPHALGVDVEYAGNPIRFSASPVDYPRAAPLLGEHTDEVLEEWLGLDDTAIAALRQSGAV; translated from the coding sequence ATGTCCAACTCGTTTTCTTCTTCAGCGCGCACCGGCCCGCTCTCGGGGCTGCGCGTACTTGACATGAGCCGGGTCTTGGCCGGCCCGTGGTCGGGGCAATTGCTGGCTGATTTTGGCGCCGATGTGGTGAAGGTCGAGCGTCCTGATGTGGGCGACGATACACGCGGCTGGGGTCCGCCCTATCTTAAGGACGCCGCCGGCAACGAGACCGGCGAGGCAGCCTATTATATGTCGGCGAATCGCGCCAAGCGCTCGCTTACCCTGGATATATCAAAACCCGAGGGACAAGAAACCTGCGCCGCCCTGGCCGGGCGTGCCGACATCCTGTTGGAAAATTATAAGGCCGGCGGCCTGGCCAAATACGGCCTCGATTATAATAGCCTGAAAGCGAGCAATCCGCGGCTGATCTATTGCTCGATCACCGGCTTCGGCCAAACCGGCCCTTACGCCGCCCGCGCCGGTTACGACATGATTATTCAAGGCGCTGGTGGATTCATGAGTCTCACCGGCGAGCGTGACGATTTGCCCGGCGGCGGGCCGCAGAAAGGCGGCGTCGCGGTGGCTGATTTGATGACCGGTATGTACGCCACGGTCGCAGTCTTGGCCGCTCTGGCGTGGCGCGAGAAATCCGGCGCCGGCCAATATATCGATCTCGCCCTCCTGGATACTCAAGTCGCCTGGCTTGCCAATCAGGCAATGAATTATCTGGTCGGTGGTGACGTGCCGCGGCGCGCCGGCAACGCGCATCAGAATATTGTGCCCTATGGCGTTTTTCCGGCGCGCGACGGCCATATGATTCTCGGCATTGGCAACAACAGCCAATTGGCCAAGTTTCTGGAAGTTGCCGGGCGCGCCGAGCTCATGCAAGACGAGCGCTTCAAGACGAACACCTTGCGGGTGCAACATCGCGAGGCCGTGGTGGCGATTGTTGGCGGCATCACAGCCATGCGCGATCTCGACGATTGGCTGGCCGAATTGCAGCCCGCCGGCGTGCCCTGCGGACCGATCAACACGCTCGACCGGGTGTTCGACGATCCGCAGATTAAGGCGCGCGGCATGCGCGTCAAAATACCCCATGCGCTCGGAGTTGATGTGGAATATGCCGGAAATCCGATTCGCTTCTCCGCTTCGCCAGTAGACTATCCGCGCGCCGCGCCGTTGCTCGGTGAGCATACCGATGAAGTGTTGGAGGAATGGCTCGGCCTCGACGATACCGCCATCGCCGCGCTCCGCCAAAGCGGCGCCGTATAG
- a CDS encoding disulfide bond formation protein B: protein MTLFDKPWLPALALVAVSGAVLLTAFLFEHVGGLAPCELCWYQRYAHMAVLAIASPALYFKRQASISVPLSMAAALAMLVGAAIAGYQVGVEQSWWESSCAAPVKGDTIEELRASLLAAPRVRCDEVAWSLWQISMAGWNALLSLALGAGALYAAFMMERAK, encoded by the coding sequence ATGACGCTGTTTGACAAACCTTGGCTGCCGGCGTTGGCGCTGGTTGCCGTCAGCGGTGCCGTCCTGCTCACCGCTTTCCTGTTCGAGCATGTTGGTGGCCTCGCCCCGTGCGAACTTTGCTGGTATCAGCGCTATGCTCATATGGCCGTCTTGGCGATCGCCTCGCCGGCGCTTTATTTCAAGCGGCAGGCTAGCATTTCGGTGCCGCTTTCGATGGCTGCGGCGCTGGCGATGCTCGTCGGAGCAGCCATCGCTGGGTACCAAGTCGGGGTCGAGCAGAGCTGGTGGGAGAGCAGCTGTGCCGCGCCGGTCAAGGGAGATACCATCGAAGAGCTGCGCGCCAGTCTACTCGCCGCGCCTCGCGTGCGCTGTGACGAGGTGGCCTGGTCGCTGTGGCAAATTTCCATGGCCGGCTGGAACGCGTTGCTGTCGCTCGCCTTGGGCGCCGGCGCGCTATATGCTGCATTTATGATGGAGCGCGCCAAATGA
- a CDS encoding DedA family protein → MLRKLYDWVMALAGKRHAIWWLAGVSFAESAFFPIPPDILLVPMVLANRRRAWRIAGVCTLASVLGGLLGYAIGFWLFEAVGQPLLEFYGSEEKFSQFQDYYNEWGGWIVGAGGFTPLPYKVITIASGVTRLDIGIFILASVVSRGLRFYIEAALLWRFGEPVREFIERHLGKLALLFFVMLVGAFLLVKLLV, encoded by the coding sequence ATGCTGAGAAAACTATACGATTGGGTAATGGCGCTGGCTGGCAAGCGCCACGCCATCTGGTGGTTAGCGGGGGTCTCGTTCGCGGAGAGCGCTTTTTTTCCCATTCCGCCGGATATCCTGTTGGTCCCAATGGTCCTGGCCAACCGCCGCCGCGCCTGGCGCATCGCCGGGGTATGCACCTTGGCCTCGGTGTTGGGCGGTTTGCTCGGCTATGCCATCGGGTTTTGGCTGTTCGAAGCCGTTGGCCAGCCGCTGCTGGAATTTTATGGTTCCGAAGAAAAGTTCAGCCAGTTTCAAGACTATTACAACGAGTGGGGCGGGTGGATTGTCGGCGCCGGCGGATTTACACCGCTGCCCTATAAGGTGATCACTATCGCCAGCGGCGTCACGCGGCTCGATATCGGTATCTTCATTCTCGCCTCGGTCGTTTCCCGTGGCTTGCGCTTTTACATCGAAGCCGCGCTGTTGTGGCGCTTCGGAGAGCCGGTGCGCGAATTCATCGAACGCCATCTGGGAAAATTGGCACTGCTGTTCTTCGTCATGCTGGTCGGCGCGTTCCTGCTGGTCAAGCTCCTGGTATGA
- a CDS encoding tetratricopeptide repeat protein, giving the protein MQYLLRAALLSLVLVLAAPVTAADMAAGQEAYQREDYTAALSEWQPLAERGNAEAQTNLGVLHYHGQGVARDRVEAAKWYLKAANQGHAQAQTNLGVMYYHGQGVAQDFAEAANWYRKAGEQGVTFAQTRLGYMYAEGRGVAGDDAAAATWYRRAADQGHAQAQTDLGDLYLQGRGVAEDHGEALAWYRRAADQGYAEALFQLGYMYQEGLGVSQDHGQSLKWYRKAADQGRAGAQAMLGVIYANGLGVTADYVQAHMWWSLAASQGHDGALKNRDTVAGVMTSAELDEAKKLARDWGPETATIRVASASAAEDFAAGLEAYKSGDYAAALDKFQPLAGDGHAEAQFNLGLMYVNGQGVTQDHSKAVKWYREAAQQELAGAQYNLGLMYGLGHGVEQDFILAHVWWTLAARKGHAGAVKNRGIVEGGMSDAQLAQAQKLVREWKTK; this is encoded by the coding sequence ATGCAATACCTGTTGAGGGCGGCTCTTCTTTCCCTGGTTCTCGTGCTCGCCGCGCCGGTGACGGCAGCTGACATGGCGGCCGGACAGGAGGCTTATCAGCGCGAAGACTATACGGCTGCGCTCAGCGAATGGCAGCCACTTGCCGAACGCGGCAACGCCGAAGCGCAGACCAACCTCGGCGTCCTGCATTATCACGGCCAAGGCGTGGCGCGCGATCGTGTGGAGGCCGCAAAGTGGTATCTCAAGGCCGCCAACCAGGGTCATGCCCAGGCCCAGACCAACCTCGGCGTGATGTACTACCATGGCCAAGGCGTAGCGCAGGACTTTGCCGAGGCTGCGAATTGGTATCGCAAGGCCGGCGAACAGGGCGTCACATTTGCCCAGACCAGACTGGGCTATATGTACGCCGAAGGCCGCGGTGTTGCGGGTGACGATGCCGCAGCAGCGACCTGGTACCGCCGGGCCGCCGATCAAGGCCACGCCCAGGCTCAGACCGATCTAGGCGATCTCTACCTCCAGGGACGTGGCGTGGCCGAGGACCATGGCGAGGCGCTGGCATGGTATCGTCGTGCCGCTGATCAGGGCTATGCCGAAGCGCTATTCCAGCTCGGCTACATGTATCAAGAAGGCCTGGGCGTGTCCCAGGACCATGGCCAATCGTTGAAATGGTACCGCAAGGCTGCCGATCAGGGGCGCGCCGGGGCGCAAGCGATGCTCGGCGTTATCTATGCCAACGGTTTAGGCGTGACCGCAGACTATGTTCAAGCCCATATGTGGTGGAGTCTCGCGGCCAGCCAAGGTCACGACGGGGCACTCAAAAACCGCGACACTGTGGCCGGCGTCATGACCTCCGCGGAGCTTGACGAAGCCAAGAAACTCGCGCGCGACTGGGGGCCAGAGACGGCCACGATCAGGGTTGCTTCGGCGTCAGCGGCGGAGGATTTCGCGGCTGGATTGGAAGCGTACAAGAGTGGCGACTACGCGGCGGCGCTGGATAAATTTCAGCCCCTGGCGGGGGACGGCCATGCAGAGGCCCAGTTCAATCTCGGACTGATGTATGTGAACGGTCAAGGCGTGACGCAAGACCATAGCAAGGCGGTGAAATGGTATCGCGAGGCCGCCCAACAGGAACTTGCCGGCGCCCAATATAATCTCGGCCTCATGTATGGCCTCGGCCACGGCGTAGAGCAGGATTTCATTCTTGCCCATGTGTGGTGGACCCTTGCCGCCCGCAAGGGTCACGCCGGTGCGGTCAAGAACCGCGGCATTGTGGAAGGCGGCATGTCCGATGCGCAGCTGGCGCAAGCACAAAAACTGGTGCGCGAATGGAAGACGAAATGA